The Pedobacter ginsengisoli region AGATTAGAAAAAAAGGAATTAAAGTTAGAATATGCAGAGGTAAATATTAATGATGTGCTTTCTACAGTTGTAGATAGTATGGAGCTCCAGCTACAGAAAAGAAATGCCATAGTTAACCTGAACCTGGATGCCAAAAATCCAATAATTTATGGCGATGAATTGCATCTATCTAATGTAATTTATAACCTGGTTGATAATGCAAATAAATATAGTGGAGAAATCCCTAAAATAGACATTAGTACAAGAAATACAGGGAAAAACCTAATTATTGAAGTTGCAGACGAAGGGATAGGGATGACTAAAGATCAGACCAAACGTATTTTTGATCAATTTTACAGGGTGCCCACCGGAAACCTGCATGATGTAAAAGGCTTTGGTTTAGGATTAAACTATGTGCAGGACATTATTAATCAGATGGGCGGAACAATAAAAGTGCACAGTGAAAAGGATAAAGGAACTGTATTTGAAATAAGCTTACCATTAAACTATAATTAACGACACAACGCATGAAAAGAATTTTATTGGTAGAAGACGATCCGAATCTGGGGCTTCTTTTACAGGATTACCTACAGCTTAAAGGCAAATTTGACGTTGTACTGTGTGTTGATGGTGATGAAGGGTTAAGGGCTTTTACGAAGCAGGATTTTGACCTATGTATACTTGATGTGATGATGCCTAAAAAGGATGGATTTACACTAGGTAAAGAGATTAGGAAGATCAATCAGGAAGTGCCTATTATTTTCGCTACTGCGAAAGCTATGATGGAAGATAAGGCATCAGCATATGATTTGGGTGGCGATGATTACATTACAAAGCCATTTAGAATTGAAGAATTGTTGTTAAGGATAAATGCCCTGTTAAAGCGTGTAGCAGTAAAAGAAACGCCAGAGTCTGGTTCGGCACAAACACTATTTCAAATTGGCGACTATACTTTTGATTATACCACACAGCTTATAGATTATAAAGGGCAACAGCAAAAACTGTCGACTAAAGAGGCTGAACTCCTTCAGTTGTTATGCTTAAAAAAGAATGCTGTTCTTACGCGTGAAGAAGCTTTATTGAGTATCTGGCATGACGACAATTACTTTAATGGCCGTAGTATGGATGTGTTTTTAAGTAAACTAAGAAAATACCTTAGGGAAGACCCTAAGGTAGAGATTCTTAATGTTCATGGTAAGGGATATAAACTGCTGGTAAATTAAAGCAGAAAAGCCTTTAGCGCTGATTGAGCATAGTCTCCCCAATCTTTTAAAGCAGAGTTAATGGTTTCTCTTAAGGTTTTGTTGTTTACCGCTTTGCCCTTAGCCGGTACTTTTAATTCATTTGGGGCAACGGGTTTATCTGTTACCGTTTTAGCGAACCATGTTATGTTTTCATGAGGAAGTGCAACACCAAGGATCATTCCAGGTAAGCCAGTAAATGATTCAGGACCTCCTGATACAGGAATTTTATCCGTATAAAAAGCCACAACGTAAATAGAGTCCAGAATCACGGCGTTTGCTCTGCGACATTCATATCCCGCAATGTTCCTTAATTCGCTTGTAATTTTCCAGTTTATTTTTCTAGTAGTGTCTTTTACCAGAAAGGTTTCTTCGTATACTACTTTTTGAGTGGTATACATGCCTGAGGCTAAATCGGTATATATCGTATTCCATTGCCCTGTAGATGGGTCGCTAAAGAAATAATTTCTTGAGTTATTGTCATCGGCTATGGGTGTGAAAAGAGTTTTATCTTTAGAAAAGGTAAGGGTGCTTTTTAATACTTTGAATTGTGGCTGGTTCCTTTTGTAAGCTTCGTATGCTTGCTGCATAAATCCACTGGAACTTTTTTCCATTTGCCTTTTCATTATGGCGAACATGTTAGAGCTCTTTTCGAATTCTATTACGCCATCTGTAGCAAATCTTACATTTTGTGCAAACAGGTTGCTTATATTTAATAACAAGAAGCTGAGTATAATTAGTTTGTGTTTCATATTCTTATTTTTTAGTAGGAACTGATCCGCCCATTTTGCTGAAGTCCCAGCTAATTGTGCACATAAAATATCTTTGTATAGTTGTATAACTGTTTTGCGTAACCATGTTGCCACTGGCATATCTGCTGAAGCCAACGTTTTGGTTAAGTAAATCGTTTCCGGAGAGTGAAATTCTTAGGTTATCTTGTTTAAAGAACTTTTTGGATATGCTGGCATTCCATATAAAGCGCTCTAAGTCTTCATTAAAGGTTTGGGTTTTTGCAGTAAACTGGTAATTCCCATCTGAGCCAATTTGTATTTTGCCAGGCAGGTATATATTGAAGTTCGCGTTACCCTGAAAACCCCACCCTTTGTTGTTTGAATTGTTTCTGGAAGACGAGGTAATGATGTTATAACTAGGGCCTCCTGAAATTCGGAAATCATACTTTTTCTCTTTGTATTTGGATATGTTTAGGCTTCCTGAGTATCCAAATGATTTGGTGGTATTTAATTCTGTTCTAACAGTATCTGTTACCCTTGTGTAGTTCACATTTCCATTTGAGCTAAGGTTAATACCTACACTCATATCTATAGGCTTAATTTTTCTGCTTGTTCCAAAATTGAAGTAGTAATTGTAAGGACTTTTGTCGCTTAAATTAATAGACTGATAAAAGTTCTTTCCAAGGCGGTCAATTGTTGTGTGGTTTACTATCGGATTAGTTGTGAAAGAGTAGCTACCACTTAGATATACGTACTGATCGCTTAGTATTTTGTAAGAGTTGTAATATAAATTAAGGCCACTTCTGAAGGAAGGTTTTAGGTTAGGGTTACCAATGGTTTCATTTAATGGATCGGTATTTACCCTGATTGGCTGGATCTGGTCAATAGTTGGCTGATTGGTATTACCATAATAACTAAAGTATAAAGATTTTTGCTGAGAGAACCTGTATTGATAAGATACCTGTGGGTTCCAGTTCATGAAATTCCTTTTGAAAGTTTTGTCTGTATAAGCATCAAATTGCTGGAATCTTACGCTGCTTACTTTAGTTCCGACATTGATGGTTGATTTATCTTTCTTGTAATTAAAGGTAATACCTCCTTGATTTGAAAGCTGATCCAAATCAAAGTTATTACTAAACTCTCTGTCCAGATCATCATATTCCCCAGATGCAGTTTGGTTAAATGATTTACGATCGGAATTGCTGTTATTAATGCTCAGGCCATAACTTAATGCAAGTTTTAATGTGTTAGATAGTGGCTCAGTATAAGTAATGTTAGAGTTAAACGTCTGGTTATGGGTGTTGTTGGTTTTGAACTGATTTACTGCTTCTGTTTGAGTTTTCTCGCCCAGTTCGTTAAAGAATTCACTGGTTGAATTTAGGTAACCTTCGGTTTGGTTTTCGTTTACGGTTTGTCTGATATTCACCGAGAGGGTTCTTCCTTTCTTTTTCAGTTTTTTTGTCCATAAGGCACTTGCATTGAATAATTTCTGATCGCCATCGTTGCTTAGTTCCCTGTCGGTAGAGTTTTGTAATGAATTGTTTTCTCTTAAGGTTGATGATATGAAATTATCTCTTGTTTTGCTGTTTTTTAGGGTTCCGTCAACTGATATTTTTAAGGTTGATGTTGTATCCAGTCTTAAAGTGTAAGTGAAGTCAGCTTTTTGCCTGAACATAAGGTTATCGAACTTTTGATGAGAGCTACTATTTGTAACACCATTAGACAAGTTGTTTTGAGTCAGGTTATCTCTGGTTCCTTCAACACCTATCGAACCTATCTTATAGTTCGAGTTGATGGCATGTTTATCACTATCCCATTTATTTTCATAGTGTAAACCACCGCTATGAGCAGATGGAATACCCTGACCATTGTATTGTCCATCAAAATTCTCGAAGTCATCGCCACCGCCGTAGAAGTATATTCCACCGTCGTCGCCAAATTCCATATTGCTTGATGAGCCTCCGTATTTATCTCTATCCCCCCAGCCTAATCCCGTTTGGCCGGTATTCCCGGATATGCCATAGGCAGAAAACTTCTGCTTGCCTTTAAAAGCATTAAACATGGCCTGGCTTTTATAGAATTTATCTGTCCCGAGGCCGCCTTCAACTTTTCCAAAGTAGCCATTCTTTTTGTCTTCTTTTAATTTGATATTAATGGTTTTGGTTTTGACTCCATCATCAATTCCTGTAAAGGTAGCCTGGTCACTTTTCTTGTCGTAAAGCTGTACTTTATCAACCATGTCGGCCCTAAGATTTTTGGTAACCAGTGTAGGGTCATCACCAAAAAATTCTTCTCCATCTACCAGTACCTTAGGAACTGTTTGCCCCTGAGCAGTAATTTTCCCGTCTTTATCAATTTGAAATCCGGGGAATTGTTTAAGTAAATCTTCTACTTTATCATTGGGTTGTATGGTAAAGCTGGCCGCATTATATTCTGTGGTATCGCCTTTAATTTTAATTGCGGCTGCCTTTCCCTGAATAATTACGCCCTCTAATAATGTGGCTTTCAGGATTACATTGATGTTGCCAAAATCTCTGCTTGTTTTTGCAGAGTCTAATTCGAAATTTTCAATATAGTCGGCGTAACCAGGATAGGT contains the following coding sequences:
- a CDS encoding response regulator transcription factor; this encodes MKRILLVEDDPNLGLLLQDYLQLKGKFDVVLCVDGDEGLRAFTKQDFDLCILDVMMPKKDGFTLGKEIRKINQEVPIIFATAKAMMEDKASAYDLGGDDYITKPFRIEELLLRINALLKRVAVKETPESGSAQTLFQIGDYTFDYTTQLIDYKGQQQKLSTKEAELLQLLCLKKNAVLTREEALLSIWHDDNYFNGRSMDVFLSKLRKYLREDPKVEILNVHGKGYKLLVN
- a CDS encoding outer membrane beta-barrel family protein; its protein translation is MKLTSLTLLLVLSSMLLFAQNPYSIKGAVVDTAATYKMVNTTITVLNQKDSTLVKYTRATPEGTFALNNLRSGKFILMVTYPGYADYIENFELDSAKTSRDFGNINVILKATLLEGVIIQGKAAAIKIKGDTTEYNAASFTIQPNDKVEDLLKQFPGFQIDKDGKITAQGQTVPKVLVDGEEFFGDDPTLVTKNLRADMVDKVQLYDKKSDQATFTGIDDGVKTKTINIKLKEDKKNGYFGKVEGGLGTDKFYKSQAMFNAFKGKQKFSAYGISGNTGQTGLGWGDRDKYGGSSSNMEFGDDGGIYFYGGGDDFENFDGQYNGQGIPSAHSGGLHYENKWDSDKHAINSNYKIGSIGVEGTRDNLTQNNLSNGVTNSSSHQKFDNLMFRQKADFTYTLRLDTTSTLKISVDGTLKNSKTRDNFISSTLRENNSLQNSTDRELSNDGDQKLFNASALWTKKLKKKGRTLSVNIRQTVNENQTEGYLNSTSEFFNELGEKTQTEAVNQFKTNNTHNQTFNSNITYTEPLSNTLKLALSYGLSINNSNSDRKSFNQTASGEYDDLDREFSNNFDLDQLSNQGGITFNYKKDKSTINVGTKVSSVRFQQFDAYTDKTFKRNFMNWNPQVSYQYRFSQQKSLYFSYYGNTNQPTIDQIQPIRVNTDPLNETIGNPNLKPSFRSGLNLYYNSYKILSDQYVYLSGSYSFTTNPIVNHTTIDRLGKNFYQSINLSDKSPYNYYFNFGTSRKIKPIDMSVGINLSSNGNVNYTRVTDTVRTELNTTKSFGYSGSLNISKYKEKKYDFRISGGPSYNIITSSSRNNSNNKGWGFQGNANFNIYLPGKIQIGSDGNYQFTAKTQTFNEDLERFIWNASISKKFFKQDNLRISLSGNDLLNQNVGFSRYASGNMVTQNSYTTIQRYFMCTISWDFSKMGGSVPTKK
- a CDS encoding GLPGLI family protein, which translates into the protein MKHKLIILSFLLLNISNLFAQNVRFATDGVIEFEKSSNMFAIMKRQMEKSSSGFMQQAYEAYKRNQPQFKVLKSTLTFSKDKTLFTPIADDNNSRNYFFSDPSTGQWNTIYTDLASGMYTTQKVVYEETFLVKDTTRKINWKITSELRNIAGYECRRANAVILDSIYVVAFYTDKIPVSGGPESFTGLPGMILGVALPHENITWFAKTVTDKPVAPNELKVPAKGKAVNNKTLRETINSALKDWGDYAQSALKAFLL